One stretch of Microvirga lotononidis DNA includes these proteins:
- a CDS encoding LysR family transcriptional regulator produces MLDRITGMQVFVRVATLGSFSAAARALHLSQTMVTKHVAALEERLGVKLLHRSTRKLVLTEEGRAYLAACERILAEIEEAEVSASLDRIEPRGTLRLNVPLTFGFRQVVPALTEFSRLYPAVSFDLGLADRYVDLIEEGWDLAIRIGRLKDSSLVARRLAACRTTVCAAPAYLKDHGTPQTLEDLARHNCLGYTLPSAIGASRWAFGLDGDIVVSIQGNLRANNGDALLAAAVAGQGLIYQPTFIVGDSLRDGSLVPVLTAYPTYEPAIHAVLPSARQAPAKVRAFVAFLAERFGPEPEWDRDL; encoded by the coding sequence ACCGCATCACGGGCATGCAGGTTTTCGTTCGCGTCGCGACGCTCGGCAGCTTCTCGGCGGCGGCACGGGCGCTCCACCTGTCGCAGACCATGGTGACGAAGCACGTCGCGGCTCTCGAGGAGCGGCTCGGGGTCAAGCTGCTGCACCGGTCCACCCGCAAGCTGGTGCTGACCGAAGAGGGCCGGGCCTATCTCGCCGCCTGCGAGCGGATCCTCGCCGAGATCGAGGAGGCGGAGGTCTCCGCCAGCCTCGACCGCATCGAGCCCCGGGGAACGCTGCGGCTCAACGTTCCCCTCACCTTCGGCTTCCGGCAGGTCGTTCCGGCCCTGACGGAATTCAGCCGGCTTTATCCCGCCGTCTCGTTCGACCTCGGGCTTGCGGACCGCTATGTCGATCTCATCGAGGAAGGGTGGGACCTCGCGATCCGGATCGGGCGCCTGAAGGATTCGAGCCTGGTGGCGCGGCGGCTCGCCGCCTGCAGGACCACCGTCTGCGCCGCTCCGGCCTATCTGAAGGACCATGGAACCCCGCAGACCCTGGAGGATCTCGCCCGGCACAACTGCCTTGGCTATACCCTGCCGAGCGCCATCGGGGCGAGCCGCTGGGCCTTCGGCCTCGACGGCGACATCGTGGTGTCGATCCAGGGCAACCTGCGGGCCAATAACGGCGATGCCCTCCTGGCGGCGGCCGTTGCCGGACAGGGCCTGATCTATCAGCCCACCTTCATCGTCGGCGACAGCCTGCGCGACGGCAGTCTCGTTCCGGTCCTGACCGCCTATCCGACCTACGAACCCGCCATCCATGCCGTCCTGCCCTCGGCCCGGCAGGCTCCGGCCAAGGTCCGCGCCTTCGTGGCGTTCCTGGCCGAACGTTTCGGGCCGGAGCCTGAATGGGACCGCGACCTGTGA